The DNA region GTGTAGCCGGCGCGGACGGTACCGGTCTGGCCCTGGGCGAGGGAAGCATAACCGGTGAAGCGGGTCTCGATGACGGAGAACCTAGGAGGGGAAAGGCAGCAGGAGTTAGTATGTTCCGATGCGTGCTCGAAGGAGAAGATGTCTCTTGGGTCAAGTAGTAGACTTGACTCACTGGTATCCTGAGGGGAACTGCaggttgatgctgatgcgGCAGTTCTTGCGGCTGTCAGTGGCGGGGCTGGTACCAGGGCCGGCAGAGACAATGTATCTGTCAAAGGCAACATCGAAGATGGTGCCAGTGGCGTCAACGTTGACAAAGGCGTGGCCAGCAGGGCAGCCAGTACCGATGGCAGTGACGCCGAGGATCTTGATGTCGCTGGCGTCGGGGACCTGAGGAGTGATCAAGGTCTGGCGCTCAATGacggcggccgaggcggcgccggcaaggaagagggcggagaaACGCATATTGAAGGGACTGAAAGCGAAAGCTTAAAGATCTTGCAAGGTGTGGAATGAAGAGCGAAGTGGTGACGGTGAGATGAgaagtgaggatgaggatgaggaattCAGAATCTCAAACTTGGGATGATCAACAGTCTTTTATAGATGATTTTCTCTGCATCACTTCCTCCTTCTGACCATTCCCAAGTCCTGCAGAGCTGGTGATGCTCTAGTCTGAGAACGAGGACCGAAGCAGACAGCGGACCTCGTCTCCGAGCCTTGCCCGTGTCGCCATTCCCATTCTGGCCGTCGACGAGACTGAATTCCACTCCCTCATCGACCTTCCTCGCGGCCGAGTATCACGTCACAATCAATACTGCGACCCCCGCTTGCTAGTCTCGTGATGCCGTGATATCGACCAGACTCACCACGGTGGACTTTGTAGCTCAGAATAGTGTCATGGTCAAAATAAGGTTGATTAAAAGGGAAGATCCATGTGAGTCCGGGGCCGTCAAGTCCCACTGCTGGCACATCAATCTACCCCAGAATAGCTTACAGTCTCGCTTCCCGGTTTCCATGTGCCCAGAGTCGACTGTGTTGTTATTTTTGTCGACTTTTTCATCAAAATTAATATCTGCTCACGTCTTGGTGGATTGGCTAACCAGGTGGCTGGACAGTGTCGGACTGTCAGTGTCTGTCAGGATCCGCTTGCGCCCTCATGCTGGTCGACGAGGTACGAAGCAACCTGATATTGTTACGGTGCTGTTGTGCCTGGTGCCTCGCAGGACGCCCCCGATGTATCATGTCTGCCCGTTCGGCAACCTCACAACGGCCTCGCAAGATGCAACGCTCTTGACCTTGACTATTGGTGTTGGACGACACATGGACGCTCTGGGATCCAAGAAGGCTCGCACTTTGGTAGTCGGTCCGCATACACGGATGTCCCCATCCGACTGGTTCAAGAAGGTCGACCAGAGACACTAGACTGCGGTTTGAAATTGCCTAGGCCGAATCAGACTTGTTCTTGGAGAAGCCCCCGGCATCGTGATGCTGGGCCCGGACGTTGAATCGCCAAGGTTCTTGGCCAGATGCCGTGTGTTGGTTCAAGGGTCATGTAAGGGAACTCGCGATGTTACTGTCACGACAGTCTCGTCACCACATTGGCTGGCCCTATCCGGTACCGAGAGAGCCACAATATCGGCCTCGGaagaccacccaccatcggAGAATTGGGAATCTAGATGAAAAGGTTAAACTTTGTATGGGGAAACAGGTCTCCAAGCCGCCTATGctgcccccttttttcgGTTTTGTTTTTCGACCACGTTGAGGCAATCGCAGAGCCGCTCAGACCCGGGAAAACCGCGGGTTGGTGCCAGCCCAGTGAAAATAAATCAACTGCATGTGAAGCGGGCGAAGGGTTGGTGGTTCGTGGGTGTCATCGCTACCTGTTCTGCAGGGTTCAGTGTCGATGTTTTCATCTGCGGATAAAGTCGAACATGCTCTTGGCGCCTGATTTTGGTTGTTTCTCCCCGCAAAGTTCGTGCCTTGTACATTCGCCTAGGTGCTATTTCCAACACAGAAGGTGATTCGGGACAGGTCACGGTGCCATTTGCCGTCTAATTCTGTCTGCAGGTCACACCCAACCTGGGTCTGGCATTTGCCCATGCGAACGTCAGGTGTTGTTCTTGGTTGAGAGAGCCTCAAGTTTTGTTTCCTCAGATATACCAAGCTCGTTCAAGCGACCTTTGACAAGCCGACATACCCGGAAGTTTGTCTGTAGGACCTCAGCatccgaggaggagagtaaGTAGCCCTCTTTTTTGTCTGCTCGCTTTGATAGCCGAGAGGCGGCCGACCTGCCAGAACCGTATACACATACTGATGGGACTACGACGAGGACAGCAGGTACTCCACAATTTCTGCAAACTCCCTGCCATGTTGCAGCTTCTCTCGCCAACGCAGTGGTATCGCCTCGGCCCCGTCCCGGGCCCCCAGGAGACCTCCCGCAATGGCGCCGTTGGTATCCGTATCCCGTCCTACTCTCACAACATCGACGAGAATGTCTTCCAACGACCTCGGGTCAAACATGGCGGCCACAGCAAGCTTGAGGGACTCGAGCACATAGCCCGAGGCTCCCCGCGGAAGCTCCTCTCGAAAGTTCCTTGCGCTCCTCGGTCCGTGGAGTGCGAAATCATCCAGCTTCACCCTATGTCGGcccccctccatcgcccTCTGCACCTTTCCCACCGCACTCTcaacccgcccccctcctctcccctccctcttctccttgtccccaacacccttcaacacctccatgCCGGCCTGCCACGCCTCATCCGCATTCTTCCCTTCCACCAAAGCCCTCACCAAAGCATTATACACCACACAGCTAACCACACAGCAACTGTCATCATGCGTAACCGCCGAAATCCCCAtactctcctccaccatcctcccctcatcCCGTTGAAACAAGGCGGTAGGTACACACCTCATCAGACTCCCattccccgccctcccctcccccgcccccgacTTGCTCGCATCCCCATACGCCTTGAACGCCATGATCCCCTGCGCCGTGGCCCCCCCAACATCCCTCggcttcctccccttcaccctccccggcCAATCCCTACCCTCAAACCAATCAACAAAATACCACGCcgccctttccaccaccccctcccctccctgcCCTTTTTTGTCGTTCCTCACCTCATCATAATAAGCCAGCAGCACCGCCCTCGTAAGATCAGTATCGTCCGTCGCATCCCCCGCCTTCCACCCAAAGTGCCCCCCGCCGATGATGTCTCtcagaggggaggggaactTTTGTTGGATCTCCTCCCAGGACATGAACTCTAGCGTCGCGCCCAGGCTGTCACCTGCGTGGACGCCCAGCAGCGCTCCCAGCACGCGGGAGGGGTCtcttttgtcttctttttctggtgCGGTTGACATGATGTTGAGTGGATAAACTCGGAGATAAACTGTTTGCGGTGGTGATCGACAATGACGGAGATAGTGATGATAAGATAGCTAGGTAGgctctcggtggtgatgattgtTGCGGAAGGTGCAGTTCCGTTGATTTGAAAGGGAAGATAGAAAATCAGGGGACCAAACGGTGAAGCGGGGTATATGTCTACCTCTCTTGGCTGGCTTGCGTAGGTGGTTGCCTCGCATCAACGCCTCAGGCATCGCCCCCCCCACACACCGAGCTCGCGCAAAGCATACCGTTGAAGGCTTTTTAGTTCAAATCCATCATTACGTTGTCATTATTTTCAttaaaaaaataaataaaaaagaaGA from Podospora pseudocomata strain CBS 415.72m chromosome 3, whole genome shotgun sequence includes:
- a CDS encoding hypothetical protein (EggNog:ENOG503NW17; COG:P); this translates as MSTAPEKEDKRDPSRVLGALLGVHAGDSLGATLEFMSWEEIQQKFPSPLRDIIGGGHFGWKAGDATDDTDLTRAVLLAYYDEVRNDKKGQGGEGVVERAAWYFVDWFEGRDWPGRVKGRKPRDVGGATAQGIMAFKAYGDASKSGAGEGRAGNGSLMRCVPTALFQRDEGRMVEESMGISAVTHDDSCCVVSCVVYNALVRALVEGKNADEAWQAGMEVLKGVGDKEKREGRGGGRVESAVGKVQRAMEGGRHRVKLDDFALHGPRSARNFREELPRGASGYVLESLKLAVAAMFDPRSLEDILVDVVRVGRDTDTNGAIAGGLLGARDGAEAIPLRWREKLQHGREFAEIVEYLLSSS
- a CDS encoding hypothetical protein (COG:S; EggNog:ENOG503P48K), whose amino-acid sequence is MRFSALFLAGAASAAVIERQTLITPQVPDASDIKILGVTAIGTGCPAGHAFVNVDATGTIFDVAFDRYIVSAGPGTSPATDSRKNCRISINLQFPSGYQFSVIETRFTGYASLAQGQTGTVRAGYTFSGDPRQEVVFQKNLVAPYEDNYNMLAGVGVEAFSACGKTTAILNVNSEIRITPLATPYFGTMTVSAPQKLALKWRRCVPTSSA